Proteins encoded in a region of the Elaeis guineensis isolate ETL-2024a chromosome 7, EG11, whole genome shotgun sequence genome:
- the LOC105048024 gene encoding acid phosphatase 1 isoform X2: MGSLRFLSPLLLFLSAIASAAASQSLLRMVSENPASGDTEDLYCDSWRLSVETNNAGYWETIPARCLQFVAEYMNGERYASDSDVVAAESLAFAQTVQVAGDGKDVWIFDVDETLLSNVPYYDVHGWEEFNETAFDEWVNLAKAPALQASLRLYEELLGLGFQMILLTGRAEAQRNATEKNLSFVGYHSWKRFILREASDIGKKAVTYKSERRAQLEAQGYRIHGNSGDQWSDLLGSPMAMRSFKLPNPMYYIQ; encoded by the exons ATGGGATCCCTTCGATTCCTTTCCCCACTCCTCCTTTTCCTCTCGGCCATCGCCTCCGCCGCCGCCTCCCAATCCCTCCTCCGGATGGTCTCTGAGAACCCGGCCTCTGGCGACACCGAAGACCTCTACTGCGACAGCTGGCGGCTCTCCGTGGAGACCAACAACGCCGGGTACTGGGAAACGATCCCGGCCCGATGCCTCCAGTTCGTGGCCGAGTACATGAACGGCGAGCGCTACGCGTCCGACTCGGACGTGGTAGCTGCCGAATCGCTGGCCTTCGCCCAGACCGTTCAGGTCGCCGGCGATGGGAAGGACGTCTGGATTTTTGACGTCGATGAGACGCTGCTCTCCAACGTCCCCTATTACGACGTCCACGG atGGGAGGAATTCAACGAGACAGCATTCGATGAGTGGGTGAATCTGGCAAAGGCGCCAGCTTTACAGGCGAGTCTAAGGCTGTATGAGGAGCTCTTGGGTCTAGGATTTCAGATGATCCTTCTGACGGGCCGGGCTGAGGCTCAAAGAAATGCCACCGAGAAGAATCTATCATTCGTGGGGTACCATTCCTGGAAAAGGTTCATTTTGAG GGAAGCCTCTGATATTGGCAAGAAAGCAGTAACCTATAAATCAGAAAGACGAGCACAGTTGGAAGCTCAAGGTTACAGGATCCATGGGAACTCTGGGGATCAATGGAGTGACTTGTTGGGTTCACCAATGGCTATGCGATCCTTCAAACTCCCAAACCCCATGTACTACATTCAATGA
- the LOC105048024 gene encoding acid phosphatase 1 isoform X1, with the protein MGSLRFLSPLLLFLSAIASAAASQSLLRMVSENPASGDTEDLYCDSWRLSVETNNAGYWETIPARCLQFVAEYMNGERYASDSDVVAAESLAFAQTVQVAGDGKDVWIFDVDETLLSNVPYYDVHGYGWEEFNETAFDEWVNLAKAPALQASLRLYEELLGLGFQMILLTGRAEAQRNATEKNLSFVGYHSWKRFILREASDIGKKAVTYKSERRAQLEAQGYRIHGNSGDQWSDLLGSPMAMRSFKLPNPMYYIQ; encoded by the exons ATGGGATCCCTTCGATTCCTTTCCCCACTCCTCCTTTTCCTCTCGGCCATCGCCTCCGCCGCCGCCTCCCAATCCCTCCTCCGGATGGTCTCTGAGAACCCGGCCTCTGGCGACACCGAAGACCTCTACTGCGACAGCTGGCGGCTCTCCGTGGAGACCAACAACGCCGGGTACTGGGAAACGATCCCGGCCCGATGCCTCCAGTTCGTGGCCGAGTACATGAACGGCGAGCGCTACGCGTCCGACTCGGACGTGGTAGCTGCCGAATCGCTGGCCTTCGCCCAGACCGTTCAGGTCGCCGGCGATGGGAAGGACGTCTGGATTTTTGACGTCGATGAGACGCTGCTCTCCAACGTCCCCTATTACGACGTCCACGGGTACGG atGGGAGGAATTCAACGAGACAGCATTCGATGAGTGGGTGAATCTGGCAAAGGCGCCAGCTTTACAGGCGAGTCTAAGGCTGTATGAGGAGCTCTTGGGTCTAGGATTTCAGATGATCCTTCTGACGGGCCGGGCTGAGGCTCAAAGAAATGCCACCGAGAAGAATCTATCATTCGTGGGGTACCATTCCTGGAAAAGGTTCATTTTGAG GGAAGCCTCTGATATTGGCAAGAAAGCAGTAACCTATAAATCAGAAAGACGAGCACAGTTGGAAGCTCAAGGTTACAGGATCCATGGGAACTCTGGGGATCAATGGAGTGACTTGTTGGGTTCACCAATGGCTATGCGATCCTTCAAACTCCCAAACCCCATGTACTACATTCAATGA